Proteins found in one Methanospirillum hungatei JF-1 genomic segment:
- a CDS encoding glutamate synthase-related protein, which produces MIIGSRPTKFQVVVDKNQCMLCGRCVDNCSYGVFRMEPEEIITNTRNCVACHRCISQCPRDAITIKERPCDYRSHPVWTAQVKENIFKQAESGKILLGGMGNAAQYPILFDHLVLDACQVTNPSIDPLREPMELRTYIGKKPRQLEFIQKSDTDISLVTELVPNLKLETPIMIGHMSYGAISLNAHKAMAKAVSDIGTFMGTGEGGLHEALYPYQDHMIVQVASGRFGVDVNYLERGAAIEIKIGQGAKPGIGGHLPGEKVCADVSCTRMIPEGSDAISPAPHHDIYSIEDLKQLVISLKEATEWKKPVFVKIAAVHNVAAIAAGIARSGADAVVIDGFRGGTGAAPSVFRDHVGIPIEAAVAAVDTKLRRQGIRNEVSIIASGGIRQSADVAKAICLGADAVYIGTAALVAMGCRVCGTCYRGLCTWGIATQRPDLVARLDPEEASHNVKNLIEAWTLELAELMGAAGINSIESLRGNRDRLRGYMLDQSMLDVLDVKPIGA; this is translated from the coding sequence ATGATCATTGGATCCCGACCAACTAAATTCCAGGTTGTTGTTGACAAGAACCAGTGCATGCTCTGTGGAAGATGTGTAGATAACTGTTCATATGGCGTATTTCGGATGGAACCAGAAGAAATCATCACGAATACCAGAAATTGTGTAGCCTGTCACCGGTGTATATCACAATGTCCCCGGGATGCTATTACTATCAAGGAACGTCCCTGTGATTACCGGTCACATCCGGTCTGGACTGCCCAGGTGAAAGAAAACATCTTTAAACAGGCAGAAAGCGGAAAAATTCTCCTTGGAGGTATGGGGAATGCAGCACAATACCCAATCTTATTCGATCACCTGGTTCTCGATGCCTGTCAGGTAACAAATCCTTCAATCGATCCACTTCGTGAGCCGATGGAACTTCGGACGTACATCGGAAAAAAACCCAGACAACTCGAGTTCATCCAAAAATCTGACACCGACATCAGTCTTGTAACAGAGCTTGTACCGAATCTCAAACTTGAGACTCCGATAATGATCGGTCATATGAGTTATGGAGCTATCTCTTTGAATGCTCACAAAGCCATGGCAAAAGCCGTATCTGATATTGGGACATTTATGGGAACCGGAGAGGGAGGTCTCCATGAAGCTTTGTATCCGTATCAGGATCATATGATTGTGCAGGTTGCATCAGGAAGATTTGGCGTTGATGTCAATTACCTTGAACGGGGAGCAGCCATAGAAATTAAGATAGGTCAGGGAGCAAAACCCGGAATCGGAGGACATCTGCCAGGTGAGAAAGTATGTGCTGATGTCTCATGTACACGGATGATACCGGAAGGCAGTGATGCCATAAGTCCGGCACCTCATCATGATATTTACTCCATTGAAGATCTTAAACAGCTGGTAATCAGTCTGAAGGAAGCAACTGAATGGAAAAAACCAGTCTTTGTCAAAATTGCAGCGGTTCATAATGTAGCAGCGATTGCAGCAGGGATTGCCAGGTCAGGAGCAGATGCAGTTGTAATCGATGGCTTCAGAGGAGGAACAGGAGCAGCACCATCTGTCTTCAGGGATCATGTCGGTATCCCGATAGAAGCTGCTGTCGCAGCTGTTGATACAAAACTACGAAGACAGGGAATCAGAAACGAAGTCTCCATCATTGCATCAGGCGGAATCAGGCAGAGTGCAGATGTTGCAAAAGCCATCTGTCTTGGAGCAGATGCAGTCTATATCGGGACTGCAGCTCTTGTAGCGATGGGATGCAGGGTGTGTGGAACCTGTTATCGTGGTCTATGTACATGGGGAATAGCAACGCAGCGTCCGGATCTTGTCGCAAGATTGGATCCTGAAGAAGCGTCACATAATGTAAAAAACCTCATTGAGGCATGGACACTGGAACTTGCTGAACTGATGGGTGCTGCAGGAATCAATAGTATTGAATCTCTTCGTGGGAACCGTGACCGTCTCAGAGGGTATATGCTTGATCAGTCAATGCTTGATGTTCTGGATGTCAAACCGATAGGAGCCTGA
- a CDS encoding Coenzyme F420 hydrogenase/dehydrogenase, beta subunit C-terminal domain, translating to MTKKKTYTALQEEVWDAGICSGCGACVAVCPADALYVPDDPGIVRPISSGYCKQETDQVPCGACYEVCPRTKPENGELLGNYLSCIGARATTEISNKQSGGAVTAILADAFSKGLIDGVITVTEDRWTHKPISVLVTSAGEMLEHAGSRYNWSVPVLKALKTAVVTKKLTRIAIIGTPCVMQAARLMKDSSHDLVRPFGKAIRLMVGLFCTESFNYYPLMEEILKKNHNIQQYEIVRMDIKGKLELTLSDGNTENIPLKEIESAIREGCKSCKDFTALDADISAGSVGTPEGWTTLLIRTGVGDQFVKSAVHSGMLEVMQETDITAVTRLAEKKISH from the coding sequence ATGACAAAGAAAAAAACCTACACTGCATTACAGGAAGAAGTCTGGGATGCGGGTATATGCAGCGGATGTGGGGCATGTGTTGCGGTATGTCCTGCTGATGCTCTCTATGTTCCTGATGATCCTGGTATTGTCCGCCCTATCTCATCCGGATATTGTAAACAGGAGACTGATCAGGTACCATGTGGAGCGTGCTATGAAGTATGCCCCCGGACAAAGCCAGAAAATGGAGAACTGCTCGGTAATTATCTCTCCTGTATAGGTGCGCGTGCAACTACTGAAATTTCAAATAAACAAAGTGGAGGAGCAGTCACTGCGATACTTGCAGACGCATTCTCGAAAGGTCTCATCGATGGGGTTATTACTGTTACAGAGGATCGCTGGACTCATAAACCGATATCAGTTCTGGTTACCAGTGCCGGGGAGATGCTTGAACATGCAGGGAGCCGATATAACTGGAGTGTTCCAGTATTAAAGGCATTAAAAACAGCGGTCGTCACCAAAAAGTTAACCCGGATTGCCATCATCGGCACCCCCTGTGTCATGCAGGCTGCCCGTCTCATGAAAGACTCTTCTCATGACTTGGTAAGGCCCTTCGGAAAAGCAATCAGACTGATGGTCGGTCTGTTCTGCACGGAGAGTTTCAATTATTATCCCTTAATGGAAGAGATACTAAAAAAGAACCACAATATACAACAGTATGAAATTGTTCGAATGGACATAAAGGGGAAGCTCGAGCTGACCCTGTCAGATGGAAATACTGAAAACATTCCACTGAAAGAGATAGAATCTGCAATAAGGGAAGGATGTAAATCCTGTAAGGATTTTACTGCTCTAGATGCTGATATTTCCGCAGGCAGTGTTGGAACACCGGAGGGATGGACAACACTTCTCATCCGAACCGGAGTTGGCGATCAGTTTGTAAAAAGTGCGGTGCATTCAGGAATGCTTGAAGTTATGCAGGAAACTGATATCACTGCTGTTACAAGACTTGCTGAAAAGAAAATTTCTCATTAA
- a CDS encoding radical SAM protein yields the protein MDDNTSEDLPPHSRLSAGCKLCYEGAKLVLFLTGLCHRDCWYCPLSQERKNRDVIYANEHLISSPEEMIRVAQRMSALGTGITGGEPFFFPDRLIEYAKALKKEFGPEHHIHLYTGMAPDKDIIRSITGLVDEIRFHPPGDLWANLKETPFHQSIRFAKDAGLDVGIEVPSLPNIDDLKEYLQCIDFLNINELEWGDFNADEMRSRGYLLRGDISNAVQGGWESAKNMADLPKVHWCSSDFKDRVQLRMRLRRIAANTAREFDEITDDGTIIYGVWECDGKHVSIPGDLDDDLFERFEDRIETGWWILEEIADKITGSAYFVERYPDGGIIIEVTPV from the coding sequence ATGGATGATAACACTTCTGAAGACCTTCCCCCTCATAGTAGACTATCTGCAGGATGTAAACTCTGTTATGAGGGGGCAAAATTAGTTCTTTTCCTCACAGGATTATGTCATCGTGACTGCTGGTATTGTCCGCTTTCACAGGAACGAAAAAACCGGGATGTCATCTATGCAAATGAACATCTTATTTCTTCTCCTGAAGAAATGATCCGGGTAGCACAACGGATGTCAGCTCTTGGAACCGGCATAACCGGAGGGGAACCATTCTTTTTCCCGGACCGACTGATAGAGTATGCCAAAGCACTGAAAAAAGAGTTTGGTCCTGAACATCATATTCATCTCTATACCGGGATGGCTCCGGATAAGGATATCATTCGTTCTATTACCGGGCTTGTTGATGAAATCCGGTTCCACCCTCCTGGTGATCTATGGGCCAATCTGAAAGAAACACCCTTTCATCAGAGCATCCGGTTTGCAAAAGATGCCGGGCTGGATGTTGGTATTGAAGTTCCCTCGCTTCCCAATATTGATGATCTGAAAGAATATCTTCAATGCATAGATTTTCTCAACATCAATGAATTGGAATGGGGAGATTTCAACGCTGATGAGATGCGAAGCAGAGGGTATCTCCTCAGGGGAGATATTTCCAATGCAGTTCAGGGTGGATGGGAAAGTGCGAAAAATATGGCTGATCTTCCAAAAGTTCACTGGTGTTCATCAGATTTTAAGGATCGGGTCCAGCTGAGGATGCGGCTTAGAAGAATTGCAGCCAATACTGCCAGAGAATTTGATGAGATCACCGATGACGGTACAATCATTTACGGAGTCTGGGAATGTGACGGGAAGCATGTATCTATACCCGGTGATCTGGATGATGATCTGTTCGAACGATTTGAAGATCGGATCGAAACCGGCTGGTGGATATTGGAAGAGATAGCGGATAAGATAACAGGTTCAGCTTATTTTGTTGAACGGTATCCTGATGGCGGCATTATTATTGAGGTGACACCGGTATGA
- the uppS gene encoding polyprenyl diphosphate synthase has translation MIRRCIEHIYEYLISRQCMHIPRHIAIIQDGNRRYAKKRGIATSSGHRAGADRTEEVLEWAQELGIRHITLYTFSTENFTRSDEEVQNLFALFKEKLSRISIDERVHKYGIRIQMIGDKDMLPDDLRGAVEQAEAATAHYDNFYLNMALAYGGRNEMLRTTAKILDDVRKKKIKREDITPELFEENLYGNSVSLPPVDLIIRTGNECRTSNFLPWLANGHESAVYFCAPYWPMFRKLDMLRAIRVYSERQEMKKRSAC, from the coding sequence ATGATTCGCAGATGTATCGAGCATATCTATGAATACCTTATTTCAAGACAGTGCATGCATATCCCCCGGCATATTGCAATAATTCAGGATGGGAATCGCAGGTATGCAAAAAAACGAGGAATTGCCACATCTTCAGGACATCGCGCAGGGGCTGATCGGACCGAAGAGGTTCTGGAATGGGCACAGGAACTGGGAATACGGCATATAACCCTGTATACTTTCTCTACAGAAAATTTTACTCGATCCGATGAAGAGGTTCAGAATCTGTTCGCACTGTTCAAAGAGAAATTAAGTCGTATCAGTATCGACGAGCGCGTCCATAAATATGGTATCAGAATCCAGATGATCGGGGATAAAGATATGCTTCCTGATGACCTCCGGGGTGCTGTTGAGCAGGCTGAAGCGGCGACAGCACACTATGATAATTTTTATCTGAACATGGCTCTGGCATACGGTGGACGAAATGAGATGCTCCGGACAACTGCCAAAATACTGGATGATGTCAGAAAAAAGAAGATAAAAAGAGAAGACATCACTCCAGAACTCTTTGAAGAAAATCTCTACGGAAACAGTGTATCACTCCCGCCGGTGGATCTAATCATAAGGACAGGTAATGAGTGCAGAACTTCAAACTTTCTTCCATGGCTTGCAAATGGCCATGAGTCCGCAGTATATTTCTGTGCTCCCTATTGGCCGATGTTTCGAAAACTTGACATGCTCCGTGCAATCAGGGTGTATTCAGAACGACAGGAAATGAAAAAAAGATCGGCGTGTTAG
- a CDS encoding undecaprenyl diphosphate synthase family protein: MIYQFYEWHLLRNLDSIPQVICFMISDAEMENDPKHIRHIISWCLEISEKVRRKDPQNIGISEIIIHISTQRPYTKPQYLSYIYELSDLATVHLHYDDTSETFGTGISVTIAIGKSGREEISDAIQSMADNNVAPEDVTTDVLEKYLTFSHTPDCVIKTGGAHLVDFLIWQSVYSELFFLDLNWEKIRKIDLIRAFRDYQSRNRRFGA, encoded by the coding sequence ATGATCTACCAATTTTATGAATGGCACCTTCTTCGCAATCTTGATAGTATTCCTCAGGTTATCTGCTTTATGATATCAGATGCTGAAATGGAGAATGATCCAAAACACATAAGGCACATTATTTCCTGGTGTCTGGAGATATCAGAAAAAGTCCGAAGGAAAGATCCACAAAATATCGGAATTTCTGAAATTATTATACATATCAGCACACAGAGGCCGTATACAAAACCACAATATCTCTCATATATCTACGAATTATCTGATCTCGCAACCGTTCATCTCCACTATGATGATACATCTGAAACATTCGGAACAGGCATTTCCGTTACTATCGCTATTGGAAAATCCGGTCGGGAGGAGATATCTGATGCAATACAGTCTATGGCCGATAATAATGTAGCACCTGAAGATGTCACAACTGACGTTCTTGAAAAATACCTGACATTTTCCCACACCCCTGACTGTGTCATTAAAACAGGAGGGGCGCATCTGGTTGATTTTCTTATCTGGCAGTCAGTCTATTCGGAACTCTTCTTTTTGGACCTGAACTGGGAAAAAATTAGAAAAATAGATCTGATTCGCGCGTTTAGGGATTACCAGTCACGAAACAGAAGATTTGGAGCCTGA
- a CDS encoding DUF7504 family protein, with product MYKYLTGIDIIDQKGGVNPGTNILVLAPSFSDGELVASFLAMPRKKEYMIVLATETQSEDLIDFFAGNGFDTNYIGIIDAITRTSFTAIEDTQKIKYVGSPSDLTGMDIKFSQLTEEIMKGDFTDDPDQLFPTPIRYCILSLTSMLMFRKIDIIYQFLHVVTSKLRKIGSIGVFLLNNESFDQKTVAIVKQLMNIVVEIQNNDEGKKIRIQGSMGLSMNWSHFSIENGNLLITP from the coding sequence ATGTACAAGTATCTGACTGGCATCGATATAATAGATCAGAAGGGAGGCGTTAATCCAGGAACGAATATCCTGGTTCTGGCACCATCATTCAGTGATGGAGAGCTGGTTGCATCATTTCTGGCTATGCCCAGAAAGAAAGAGTACATGATTGTTCTTGCAACCGAAACCCAGTCTGAAGACCTCATTGATTTCTTTGCAGGAAACGGATTTGATACGAATTATATCGGTATAATTGATGCAATCACCCGGACTTCATTTACCGCCATAGAGGATACGCAAAAGATAAAGTATGTGGGAAGTCCGAGCGATCTGACCGGTATGGACATTAAATTTTCTCAATTAACTGAAGAGATAATGAAAGGGGACTTTACAGATGATCCTGATCAATTATTCCCAACCCCAATCCGGTATTGTATTCTCTCCCTGACATCTATGCTCATGTTTCGAAAAATTGATATTATCTATCAGTTCCTTCATGTAGTAACATCAAAACTTCGAAAGATAGGCTCTATAGGAGTATTCTTACTGAATAATGAGTCATTTGATCAAAAGACGGTGGCTATCGTAAAACAACTTATGAATATCGTTGTTGAAATTCAGAACAACGACGAGGGGAAGAAAATCCGGATCCAGGGAAGCATGGGCCTTTCCATGAACTGGAGTCATTTCTCAATAGAAAATGGAAATTTACTCATTACGCCATAA
- the dph5 gene encoding diphthine synthase gives MLIFVGLGLYDLDDISLKGLQAIKEADAVFLETYTSVLTGTTIEQMREKYGKDLIILKRQDVEQKPEPILTAAKNGIAVFLTGGDPMVSTTHADLRIRAHEQGIPTKIIHGSSIVSAVSGLTGLQNYRFGKSCSIPYPAPKWFPKTPLDTILANLKQNLHTIVYLDIQENRYMSVHEGIELLEKLMEGSTDSIPLFVGIARAGSNSPVVAAGSSERLKLVDFGPPLHILVVPASLHEIEEEYLKNFAGYDPQ, from the coding sequence ATGCTAATTTTTGTCGGTCTTGGTCTTTATGACCTGGATGATATTTCATTAAAAGGATTACAGGCTATAAAAGAAGCAGATGCTGTTTTCCTTGAAACATATACGTCTGTTCTCACTGGTACAACGATAGAACAGATGCGCGAGAAGTATGGCAAAGATCTCATTATTTTAAAACGACAAGATGTTGAGCAGAAACCCGAACCGATTCTGACCGCGGCTAAGAACGGAATAGCAGTATTTCTGACCGGTGGAGATCCTATGGTCTCAACCACCCATGCAGATCTACGCATCAGGGCACATGAACAGGGTATCCCAACAAAGATAATTCATGGCTCTTCCATCGTAAGTGCGGTCTCCGGCCTTACCGGGCTGCAGAACTACCGGTTTGGGAAGTCCTGCTCTATTCCATATCCAGCCCCCAAATGGTTTCCAAAAACTCCACTTGATACTATTCTTGCAAATCTGAAACAGAACCTGCATACTATTGTGTATCTGGATATACAGGAGAACCGATATATGTCGGTTCATGAAGGCATTGAACTTCTTGAAAAACTCATGGAGGGATCAACCGATTCAATTCCTTTATTTGTTGGGATAGCAAGAGCCGGATCAAACTCTCCGGTTGTTGCAGCAGGATCCAGTGAGAGACTAAAACTGGTTGATTTCGGTCCACCACTTCACATTCTGGTAGTGCCAGCAAGCTTACATGAGATAGAAGAAGAATATCTGAAGAACTTTGCCGGATATGATCCTCAGTAA
- a CDS encoding DUF357 domain-containing protein, translating to MILSNYYFILMESANNITLLNSRGSPYHALGIEICEMITSYLQDSVYFQKNGDIVNQYASLVYAHGWLSAGVFLGLYNISFGTLDFSDIEFPDHYDSLHLYEKTERYHSMLETAINSVSCFPGKGSPLTLAADKSLNEVKKSLKRGEELMKDGETIPALGYLCYGYGWLDTSVRAGLLQVHHNFHLFTTEF from the coding sequence ATGATCCTCAGTAATTATTATTTCATACTGATGGAATCAGCTAATAACATCACTCTTTTAAATTCAAGAGGATCTCCGTATCATGCTCTCGGAATCGAAATCTGCGAGATGATAACATCCTATCTTCAGGATTCGGTATATTTTCAAAAAAATGGCGATATCGTCAATCAGTATGCATCATTGGTATATGCACATGGATGGCTTTCAGCAGGGGTATTTTTGGGATTATATAATATCTCTTTTGGGACACTTGATTTTTCAGACATTGAATTCCCTGATCACTATGATTCCCTTCATCTCTACGAAAAAACAGAGCGGTATCATTCAATGCTTGAAACTGCAATCAACTCCGTATCCTGCTTTCCGGGAAAAGGATCTCCTCTTACTCTGGCAGCAGATAAATCCCTGAATGAAGTCAAAAAATCGTTAAAAAGAGGTGAAGAATTGATGAAAGATGGAGAGACCATTCCTGCACTTGGATATCTCTGCTATGGATATGGCTGGCTCGATACCTCTGTCCGGGCCGGTCTTTTACAGGTCCATCACAATTTTCATCTCTTCACAACAGAATTTTAA
- the hisE gene encoding phosphoribosyl-ATP diphosphatase, with translation MKKAEIMDEIWAVIEERAAHPSEESYTSKILTHSKGIDKSLEKIGEECTEFIIAVKNGDKNRISEEGADLLFHFMLALKRSGVTLQSVWDELQSRRH, from the coding sequence TTGAAAAAAGCTGAAATTATGGATGAGATCTGGGCGGTAATTGAAGAAAGAGCTGCTCACCCATCTGAAGAGTCATATACCTCAAAAATTCTCACTCATAGTAAGGGAATAGACAAGTCTCTTGAAAAGATAGGAGAAGAGTGCACCGAATTTATCATTGCTGTAAAAAACGGTGATAAAAACAGGATTTCAGAAGAGGGTGCGGATCTTTTATTTCATTTTATGCTTGCTCTGAAGAGATCAGGAGTTACGCTCCAGTCGGTATGGGATGAATTACAATCCAGGCGTCATTAA
- a CDS encoding NusA-like transcription termination signal-binding factor, with protein sequence MERNLGFKERRYIEELRILTKSTALDCLIDDKFDRIIYVIKAGDMGYAIGKKGDNIRRLQGVTGRKVEMVEYAEDLQEFLSNIFKPAQVIRFACDDQTKKMNIYVSDKNDVGIAIGKGGCTIEKARILIRRFHGYEIGEVFPEESAA encoded by the coding sequence ATGGAAAGAAATCTTGGATTTAAAGAACGTAGATATATTGAAGAGCTTAGAATTCTCACAAAATCAACAGCACTTGATTGTTTAATCGACGATAAATTTGATCGAATCATTTATGTTATTAAAGCCGGTGACATGGGATATGCCATCGGGAAAAAGGGGGATAATATCAGGCGTCTCCAGGGAGTAACCGGAAGAAAAGTTGAGATGGTGGAATATGCTGAAGATCTTCAAGAATTTCTCTCAAACATTTTCAAACCAGCCCAGGTGATAAGATTTGCCTGTGATGATCAGACAAAGAAGATGAATATCTATGTTTCAGATAAAAATGATGTTGGTATTGCGATTGGGAAAGGGGGCTGTACCATTGAAAAAGCACGAATCCTCATTCGAAGGTTTCATGGATATGAAATTGGTGAGGTTTTTCCAGAGGAGAGTGCAGCTTGA
- the cfbC gene encoding Ni-sirohydrochlorin a,c-diamide reductive cyclase ATP-dependent reductase subunit, with protein sequence MKQIALYGKGGIGKSTTSANLSAALVNRGLSVMQIGCDPKRDSTRMLMKGILIPTVLDLIRERGEENLTLDDVVFTGYKGVRCVEAGGPEPGVGCAGRGIIATFQLLERLSAFDEDIIVYDVLGDVVCGGFAMPMRKGYAQEIYLVTSGELMSLYAANNICKAISRISQNVRQVCRLGGVICNSRNLPDEEKLVGAFASEVGSKIIAYIPRSGLVQYAELNNQTVIEFAPDSSLSATYQSLAEEIMTNTDFVIPKPLEIEELEKLARSYLPTIDHQGINH encoded by the coding sequence ATGAAACAGATCGCTCTCTATGGCAAGGGAGGTATCGGTAAATCCACCACATCAGCAAATCTTTCCGCAGCCCTGGTAAACCGTGGTCTTTCAGTTATGCAGATTGGGTGTGATCCGAAACGTGATAGTACCCGGATGCTTATGAAAGGGATACTTATCCCGACGGTGTTGGATCTTATCCGTGAACGTGGTGAAGAGAACCTTACCCTTGATGATGTTGTATTCACCGGATATAAGGGGGTTCGGTGCGTGGAGGCAGGAGGACCAGAACCTGGTGTCGGATGTGCAGGCAGAGGCATTATTGCGACTTTTCAACTTCTTGAACGACTTTCAGCATTTGATGAAGACATAATTGTGTATGATGTTCTGGGCGACGTTGTCTGTGGCGGGTTTGCTATGCCCATGCGAAAAGGATATGCACAGGAAATATATCTTGTCACCTCCGGAGAACTCATGTCTCTCTATGCTGCAAATAATATATGTAAGGCAATCTCCCGGATATCTCAAAATGTCAGACAGGTCTGCAGACTTGGAGGAGTTATCTGTAACAGCAGAAATCTTCCAGATGAAGAGAAACTGGTGGGAGCATTTGCATCTGAAGTCGGTTCGAAGATAATCGCCTATATCCCGAGGAGTGGCCTGGTACAGTATGCTGAATTAAATAACCAGACAGTTATTGAATTTGCACCTGATTCATCACTCTCTGCAACATATCAATCCCTTGCCGAAGAAATAATGACGAATACAGATTTCGTAATCCCCAAACCACTAGAGATTGAAGAACTTGAAAAACTTGCCAGATCTTATCTTCCAACGATCGATCATCAGGGAATCAATCACTAA
- a CDS encoding phosphoribulokinase, with the protein MSQPENFREVIRHSPLVYLIGVAGDSGSGKSTFTRAISDIFGEELVSSITVDDYHLYDRKTRSEMGITPLLHTANNLKLLEENLMDLKAGRTIQKPVYLHDHGTFGEPELFSPTKFIIIEGLHPYATKSLRALYDYTIFVDPERDVKYDWKIRRDMKKRNYDKNEVLREILQREPDYFQYVFPQREVADAVIQISYSSYGKEEGEKRNVYRVMLSMPAQEYCFEDIELNIDLCDLFKKSSHDFSLSCISHTPDSRNMRALVVDGELMPDTIHKIERQIEFQTGISPINIFRGQEHITGTDLVRLILSWQIINGRIALSNHLDQ; encoded by the coding sequence ATGAGTCAGCCTGAAAATTTCCGGGAAGTAATTCGGCATTCTCCATTGGTCTATCTTATTGGAGTCGCAGGAGATTCCGGTTCAGGTAAATCAACTTTTACACGAGCAATATCAGATATTTTCGGTGAAGAACTCGTCTCTTCTATCACGGTAGATGATTACCATCTCTATGACAGAAAAACACGAAGTGAGATGGGTATAACCCCTCTGCTCCATACAGCAAATAATCTGAAATTATTGGAAGAAAATCTGATGGACCTGAAGGCAGGCAGAACAATACAAAAACCGGTATACCTGCATGATCATGGAACCTTTGGTGAACCTGAACTATTCTCTCCGACGAAATTTATCATAATCGAAGGACTACATCCATACGCAACGAAATCTCTTCGCGCGCTTTATGATTACACCATCTTTGTGGATCCGGAACGAGATGTTAAATATGACTGGAAGATACGGCGGGATATGAAGAAACGAAACTACGATAAAAATGAAGTTCTTCGTGAAATTCTTCAGCGTGAACCAGATTATTTTCAATATGTGTTCCCCCAAAGGGAGGTGGCTGATGCAGTCATCCAGATTTCTTACTCATCGTATGGAAAGGAAGAAGGAGAGAAACGCAATGTATACCGTGTTATGCTCTCGATGCCGGCACAAGAATACTGCTTTGAAGATATTGAATTGAATATCGACCTGTGTGACTTATTTAAAAAATCATCCCATGATTTCTCATTATCCTGTATCTCCCATACTCCGGATTCACGAAATATGCGTGCTCTTGTTGTGGATGGAGAACTGATGCCAGACACCATCCATAAGATAGAACGGCAGATAGAATTCCAGACAGGTATATCACCAATTAATATTTTCAGAGGTCAGGAACATATCACCGGAACCGACCTTGTACGGCTGATACTCTCCTGGCAGATAATCAATGGAAGAATAGCATTATCCAATCATCTGGATCAATAA